A single genomic interval of Oncorhynchus mykiss isolate Arlee chromosome 13, USDA_OmykA_1.1, whole genome shotgun sequence harbors:
- the LOC110486006 gene encoding uncharacterized protein K02A2.6-like, whose amino-acid sequence MGTVKGFTAKLVLRDDATPKFCKARSVPYSLRPKVEAEIDRLQDTGILTKVDRSEWATPIVPIVKKDGSVRMCGDFKVTVNSMLHVDQYPLPRLDDIFAALAGGKHFSKIDLKQAYLQLPVEESSKQYLIINTHKGLYRYNRLVFGIASAPAIWQRTIDQILQGIPGTQCILDDMIITGRTDKEHLANLEEVLKRLKEYGLQANLKKCEFFKDKIVFCGHEIDCNGLHKTQDKIEAVVQAPRPQNITEVRSFTGLINYYRRFIPNLSAVLQPLNQVLEKNRTWRWTEQCENAFLEAKRLITSEQVLMHYDPEMPVKLACDVSPYGLGAVHSHTLKDGSERPVAFASRTLNDAEKNYSQIDKEALALVWGVKKFYAYLYGKRFTLVTDHQPLLSIFSPKKGIPAMTAARLQRYALFLASHIERQRRVDAVDMFHTAQLKALPVTSTVIKQETRKDVTLSKVYTYTMSGWPATGRKERTPYFQRRNEITTYQGCLMWGMRVMIPQKCQHLVLQQLHEGHVGIVKMKLLARSHFWWPGLNQQIENMAKNCSGCLETLHMPAPVPVHPWEWPAEPWQRIHVDYAGPFEKHMFLLIVDAHSKWPEVFCTDSSTSAQTIECLRTTFARFGLPLQLVSDNAQAFVSDEFTRFMSVNGIKHSTSAPYHPATNGLAERFVQTLKQGLRAAKRDEGTLQTKLAKFLASYRNTPHATTNESPAALMFGRPLRTQLDIMKPNRRNEVLNKQAKMLSGGQERHLQTRQEVMVRDYRRGGKWTRGTEEENSSLRSDQWEK is encoded by the exons ATGGGAACAGTAAAAGGCTTCACAGCAAAACTTGTACTAAGAGATGACGCAACCCCAAAATTCTGCAAAGCCAGATCTGTTCCATACTCCCTGAGACCAAAGGTGGAAGCGGAAATCGATCGCTTGCAGGATACAGGGATCCTGACGAAAGTGGACAGAAGCGAATGGGCCACACCCATAGTTCCTATTGTGAAGAAAGACGGGTCTGTTAGAATGTGTGGGGACTTCAAGGTAACTGTGAATTCAATGTTGCATGTGGACCAATACCCCCTACCACGTCTGGATGACATCTTTGCTGCACTAGCTGGTGGGAAACACTTCAGTAAAATCGATCTGAAACAGGCTTACCTGCAGCTACCGGTTGAAGAGAGTTCCAAACAGTACCtgataataaacacacacaaaggtcTATACAGGTATAACCGCCTGGTTTTTGGCATTGCATCAGCCCCAGCCATTTGGCAACGAACTATTGACCAGATTTTGCAAGGAATCCCAGGAACCCAGTGTATCCTGGATGACATGATCATAACAGGACGCACCGACAAAGAGCACCTGGCTAACCTGGAAGAGGTCCTGAAAAGACTGAAAGAGTATGGTCTACAGGCAAACTTAAAGAAGTGTGAGTTCTTCAAAGACAAGATTGTCTTCTGTGGACATGAGATTGACTGCAATGGATTGcacaaaacacaggacaaaatCGAGGCAGTGGTACAGGCACCACGACCCCAAAATATCACAGAAGTGAGATCTTTCACGGGACTGATCAATTACTACAGAAGATTCATCCCAAACCTTTCAGCAGTACTCCAGCCTCTAAATCAGGTCCTGGAAAAGAATAGGACATGGCGGTGGACAGAGCAGTGTGAAAATGCATTTCTGGAGGCAAAACGGCTCATAACATCTGAACAGGTCCTGATGCATTACGACCCTGAAATGCCAGTGAAGTTAGCTTGTGATGTGTCCCCTTATGGATTAGGGGCAGtccattcacacacactgaaagatggGTCAGAGAGGCCAGTTGCATTTGCGTCACGAACATTGAATGATGCAGAGAAAAACTACTCACAAATCGACAAAGAAGCACTGGCACTAGTGTGGGGCGTCAAGAAATTCTATGCATACCTATATGGCAAGCGTTTCACACTGGTTACAGATCACCAGCCGTTGCTTTCCATTTTCAGTCCAAAGAAAGGCATTCCGGCAATGACAGCAGCCAGGTTACAGCGATACGCCCTGTTCCTTGCCAGTCATAT agaaagacaaaggagggtGGATGCAGTGGACATGTTCCATACCGCTCAGCTCAAGGCACTACCAGTCACAAGCACAGTTATCAAACAGGAGACAAGGAAAGATGTGACCTTGTCAAAAGTGTACACCTACACCATGTCAGGATGGCCAGCTACTGGCAGAAAGGAGCGGACTCCGTATTTCCAGCGGAGAAACGAAATTACAACGTACCAAGGATGTTTGATGTGGGGAATGAGAGTCATGATACCGCAGAAATGCCAACATCTAGTCTTGCAGCAACTACATGAAGGTCATGTTGGAATTGTCAAAATGAAGCTGCTCGCAAGGAGCCACTTCTGGTGGCCAGGTCTGAACCAACAGATAGAAAATATGGCAAAGAACTGTAGCGGATGTTTGGAAACCCTTCACATGCCTGCTCCTGTCCCAGTCCACCCATGGGAATGGCCCGCAGAGCCATGGCAGAGAATTCATGTGGACTACGCTGGTCCCTTTGAAAAGCACATGTTTCTGCTTATAGTTGATGCCCATTCCAAATGGCCAGAGGTGTTTTGCACTGACTCCTCCACCTCAGCTCAGACGATAGAGTGTCTCAGAACAACGTTTGCACGCTTCGGTTTGCCGCTGCAGCTGGTAAGTGACAACGCGCAAGCTTTTGTAAGTGATGAGTTTACAAGATTCATGTCAGTAAATGGAATCAAACACTCAACCTCAGCTCCGTACCACCCTGCCACCAATGGGTTGGCAGAACGCTTTGTGCAAACCCTAAAGCAAGGACTCCGTGCAGCAAAACGAGACGAAGGGACTTTGCAAACAAAACTGGCCAAGTTCCTGGCCTCCTACCGAAACACTCCACATGCCACGACAAATGAAAGCCCAGCCGCACTGATGTTCGGGAGGCCTCTCCGCACACAGCTGGACATCATGAAGCCAAACAGGCGTAATGAAGTGCTGAACAAACAAGCCAAGATGCTCTCCGGGGGCCAGGAGCGCCATCTCCAAACAAGACAGGAAGTGATGGTGCGAGACTACAGAAGAGGAGGGAAATGGACAAGAGGGACC GAAGAGGAAAATTCCAGCCTGCGTTCTGATCAGTGGGAGAAATAA
- the LOC110486007 gene encoding N-acetyllactosaminide beta-1,3-N-acetylglucosaminyltransferase 2 isoform X1, with amino-acid sequence MFLNGPMPPGFVVQRLQRAKMHGGRKKTRVLCMMMILNVFVFILVGVSRNLGQDKGDQRKPRIPSKRFWRKQMTSEIFWNKEQQRLDYIYNPILMLGLTNDSLLELPDWLNDTKSPDPCQPDYSVTTQVKDYNSLPPRFQDFLQHMRCRSYPMIMDQPRVCESKPYLLLAVKSLAPHFDRRQAIRESWGRVGVLANRTVATVFLLGNAVAVDHFPNLSGMLSHEARLYGDLLQWDYRDSFFNLTLKEVLFLDWFSQRCPDARFVFKGDDDVFVNTWRILDFLHNLPEIRARDLFIGDVITNAGPHRDRKLKYFIPESVFVGPYPPYAGGGGFLYSGELALQLHNISQQVALYPIDDVYTGMCLQKLGLVPEKHKGFRTFDIDEKYRGNPCAYKSLMLVHSRTPQEMIKIWAWLSDPELDCQ; translated from the exons ATGTTTCTGAATGGGCCCATGCCTCCTGGGTTTGTT GTCCAGAGACTGCAGAGAGCCAAGATGCACGGCGGTCGGAAGAAAACCAGGGTGCTGTGTATGATGATGATACTCAATGTCTTCGTCTTCATCCTTGTGGGTGTGTCTCGGAACCTGGGCCAGGACAAGGGGGACCAGCGGAAGCCACGCATTCCCTCCAAGAGGTTCTGGAGGAAGCAGATGACCAGCGAGATCTTCTGGAATAAGGAGCAGCAGAGGCTGGACTACATCTACAACCCCATCCTCATGTTGGGTTTGACCAATGACTCTCTCTTGGAGCTACCTGATTGGCTCAACGACACCAAGTCCCCGGACCCCTGCCAACCGGACTACAGCGTCACCACCCAGGTGAAGGACTACAACTCCCTGCCACCCCGCTTCCAGGACTTCCTGCAGCACATGCGCTGCCGCTCGTATCCGATGATCATGGACCAGCCACGCGTATGCGAGAGCAAACCCTACCTCCTGTTGGCCGTCAAGTCCCTGGCGCCCCACTTCGACCGGCGGCAAGCCATCCGGGAGTCGTGGGGGCGGGTGGGCGTTCTGGCCAATCGGACTGTAGCCACCGTCTTCCTCCTTGGAAATGCCGTGGCAGTCGACCACTTCCCCAACTTGTCTGGGATGCTCAGCCACGAGGCCAGACTTTATGGGGACCTCCTCCAGTGGGACTACCGAGACTCCTTCTTCAACCTCACCCTCAAAGAGGTGCTCTTCCTGGACTGGTTCAGCCAGCGTTGCCCCGACGCCCGCTTTGTCTTCAAGGGGGATGATGACGTCTTCGTCAACACCTGGAGGATCTTAGATTTCCTCCACAATCTCCCAGAGATCAGGGCCAGGGATCTGTTCATAGGGGATGTAATCACCAACGCCGGCCCGCACCGGGACCGGAAGCTCAAGTACTTCATCCCAGAGAGTGTGTTCGTGGGGCCATACCCTCCTTATGCCGGCGGAGGAGGGTTCCTGTACTCTGGGGAACTGGCACTGCAGTTGCACAACATCTCCCAGCAGGTGGCGCTGTATCCTATTGATGATGTCTACACAGGGATGTGTCTCCAGAAGCTGGGCTTGGTTCCGGAGAAGCACAAGGGCTTCAGGACGTTTGACATTGATGAGAAATACAGGGGCAACCCGTGCGCGTATAAGAGCTTAATGCTCGTGCACAGCAGGACGCCGCAGGAGATGATCAAAATCTGGGCCTGGCTCAGCGATCCAGAATTGGACTGTCAGTGA
- the LOC110486007 gene encoding N-acetyllactosaminide beta-1,3-N-acetylglucosaminyltransferase 2 isoform X2 has product MHGGRKKTRVLCMMMILNVFVFILVGVSRNLGQDKGDQRKPRIPSKRFWRKQMTSEIFWNKEQQRLDYIYNPILMLGLTNDSLLELPDWLNDTKSPDPCQPDYSVTTQVKDYNSLPPRFQDFLQHMRCRSYPMIMDQPRVCESKPYLLLAVKSLAPHFDRRQAIRESWGRVGVLANRTVATVFLLGNAVAVDHFPNLSGMLSHEARLYGDLLQWDYRDSFFNLTLKEVLFLDWFSQRCPDARFVFKGDDDVFVNTWRILDFLHNLPEIRARDLFIGDVITNAGPHRDRKLKYFIPESVFVGPYPPYAGGGGFLYSGELALQLHNISQQVALYPIDDVYTGMCLQKLGLVPEKHKGFRTFDIDEKYRGNPCAYKSLMLVHSRTPQEMIKIWAWLSDPELDCQ; this is encoded by the coding sequence ATGCACGGCGGTCGGAAGAAAACCAGGGTGCTGTGTATGATGATGATACTCAATGTCTTCGTCTTCATCCTTGTGGGTGTGTCTCGGAACCTGGGCCAGGACAAGGGGGACCAGCGGAAGCCACGCATTCCCTCCAAGAGGTTCTGGAGGAAGCAGATGACCAGCGAGATCTTCTGGAATAAGGAGCAGCAGAGGCTGGACTACATCTACAACCCCATCCTCATGTTGGGTTTGACCAATGACTCTCTCTTGGAGCTACCTGATTGGCTCAACGACACCAAGTCCCCGGACCCCTGCCAACCGGACTACAGCGTCACCACCCAGGTGAAGGACTACAACTCCCTGCCACCCCGCTTCCAGGACTTCCTGCAGCACATGCGCTGCCGCTCGTATCCGATGATCATGGACCAGCCACGCGTATGCGAGAGCAAACCCTACCTCCTGTTGGCCGTCAAGTCCCTGGCGCCCCACTTCGACCGGCGGCAAGCCATCCGGGAGTCGTGGGGGCGGGTGGGCGTTCTGGCCAATCGGACTGTAGCCACCGTCTTCCTCCTTGGAAATGCCGTGGCAGTCGACCACTTCCCCAACTTGTCTGGGATGCTCAGCCACGAGGCCAGACTTTATGGGGACCTCCTCCAGTGGGACTACCGAGACTCCTTCTTCAACCTCACCCTCAAAGAGGTGCTCTTCCTGGACTGGTTCAGCCAGCGTTGCCCCGACGCCCGCTTTGTCTTCAAGGGGGATGATGACGTCTTCGTCAACACCTGGAGGATCTTAGATTTCCTCCACAATCTCCCAGAGATCAGGGCCAGGGATCTGTTCATAGGGGATGTAATCACCAACGCCGGCCCGCACCGGGACCGGAAGCTCAAGTACTTCATCCCAGAGAGTGTGTTCGTGGGGCCATACCCTCCTTATGCCGGCGGAGGAGGGTTCCTGTACTCTGGGGAACTGGCACTGCAGTTGCACAACATCTCCCAGCAGGTGGCGCTGTATCCTATTGATGATGTCTACACAGGGATGTGTCTCCAGAAGCTGGGCTTGGTTCCGGAGAAGCACAAGGGCTTCAGGACGTTTGACATTGATGAGAAATACAGGGGCAACCCGTGCGCGTATAAGAGCTTAATGCTCGTGCACAGCAGGACGCCGCAGGAGATGATCAAAATCTGGGCCTGGCTCAGCGATCCAGAATTGGACTGTCAGTGA